ACCGGCCACGGCGGAGGTGGGCGAAAGCATTTCGCGCATGCCCGGGCCGCCGGCAGGGCCTTCGTTGCGGATCACGACCACGTCGCCCGCCACGATGTCGCCCCGCAGGATGCCCTTCAGCGCGTCTTCTTCGCCTTCGTAGACCTTGGCCGTGCCCTTGAAGTAGAGGCCTTCCTTGCCCGTGATCTTGCCGACGGCGCCGGTGGGGGCGAGGTTGCCGCGCAGCACGCGCAGGTGGCTCGTCTGCTTGATCGGCTGGTCCCACGGGTGGACGATGTCCTGCTTGTCGGGGAAGCTCGGGTAGGGCTGCACGTTCTTCAGGCTCTCGGCAATGGTCTCGCCGGTGCAGGTGAGGCAGTTGCCATGCAGCAGGCCGCGATCGAGCAGCATCTTCATCAGCGGGCGCACGCCGCCGATGCGGATGAGGTGGCTCATGTTGTAGCGGCCAAAGGGCTTCACGTCGCACAACAGCGGCACCTTTTCGCCGAGGCGCTCAAAGTCGTCGATGCTCAGCTCCACCCCGGCGCTGTGGGCGATGGCCAGCAAGTGCAGGATGATGTTGGTGGAGCCGCCGAGGGCGATGCCCACGGTGATGGCGTTTTCAAAGGCCTGGCGCGTGAGGATGTCGCTGGGCTTGATGCCCTTTTTGAGCTGCTCAAGCACGGCCGCACCGGCGTTTTCGCAGTCCTGGCGCTTGTCTTTGGAGATCGCGAGCTGGCTGCTGCTGCCGGGCAGGGAGAGGCCGAGCACTTCGATGCAGCTGGCCATGCTGTTGGCCGTATACATGCCGCCGCAGGAGCCGGCCCCGGGGATACAGACCTTTTCGACTTCCTTCAGGCCCGCGTCGTCGAGCTCGCCTTTGGCGTGCTTGCCGATGGCTTCGAAAACGGAAACGATGTCGAGCGGCTTTTCCTCCTTGGTGTCGTGCGGCATGAAGCCGGGCAGGATGGTGCCACCATAGACGAACACGGCCGGGCGGTTGAGGCGCGCAATGGCCATCGCGCAGCCGGGCATGTTTTTGTCGCAACCGCCGATGGCGACCACGCCGTCGAAGCCTTCACCTGCCACCACCGTTTCGATGGAATCGGCGATCACCTCGCGCGAAACGAGGCTGTAGCGCATGCCCTTCGTGCCCATCGAGATGCCGTCGGAGACGGTAATGGTGCCGAAGGTTACGGCCTTGCCGCCATGGCTGTCCACCCCGCGAGCGGCGTGTTCGGCCAGCTCGTTGATGTGCATGTTACAGGGGGTCAGGTCGCTCCAGGTGCTGGCAATGCCGATCTGGGGCTTCTTGAAGTCTTCGTCACCAAAACCGGTGGCTCGAAGCATGGCCCGCGCCGCAGCGCGATCCACGCCATCGACCACCGTAGACGAATGGGGACGGGGCAGCTGATTCTCGCTCATGAGGCGGTCTACCATGAGCGAACGCACGCGCAGAGGCCAGCACCTTTTTACGCCTCGTGCAGGGCGGCGGAGGCGGGCCTGGTATCACGGCGGGTGGATCCTGACGCAGTGGCACCCCTCCCGGGTGCAGAATCTGGTTAGGTATCTATCCGGGGGTGTCGGCCGCGGTGCGTCCTCAACCCCCGGCTATCTCGCTGGCATCCCGTTTGGGATGCTGGATCGTCCAGCAAGCCAGAGGCTTGCCAGATCTTAGCGCGGGGTTGAGGTCCGCAAGAGCGGACCGACACCCCGGGTATTTTACCCGCGCTTCATAGCACCTTGGAAGGGTGCCACCATAGAGCTCAATGAGATGCTAGAAGTAGCGGAAGGTGACGGTCATTTCCAGCGTCTCTTCGCCGAGCAGGATCATCTCGGGGGTCCACTTGCGGTAGGGGGCAGGGCTCTGAATCGCGTCTTCTACGAAGATCTTCTGCAGCATGCTGCCGCTACTCTCCTCGTGAATCTTCAGGTCGACGATCTCCCCGTTGCGGTCAATCGAAAAGGTAACGGTTACGCTGGCGCGGTTGGCGAGTTCGCTGGAGCGGCTGTTGCGCAAGAGGTCGATCCAGCGCAGGTAAAAGGCTTCCTCCACCTGGGCCCAATATTCGCCAAACTGCGAATACTTGGTGTTGAAGGCGACGTGGCTGCGGCGCATGACGCCTTCGTCGGACTGGCGGAGCGGGCCCAGCGTGCGATCACGGGTGACAGAGACCCGTGGGCGAGGCTCCGGCGCGGTCGAGGGCGTGGCCTGCTGGGCATTTTGCGCCGGCTGGGGCTCTTGCTGGGCCGTCTGCGGCTGCGCGCGGGGCGAGGGCTGCTGTGCGCGGGGCGAGGGCTGCTG
This genomic stretch from Verrucomicrobiota bacterium JB022 harbors:
- the ilvD gene encoding dihydroxy-acid dehydratase, whose translation is MSENQLPRPHSSTVVDGVDRAAARAMLRATGFGDEDFKKPQIGIASTWSDLTPCNMHINELAEHAARGVDSHGGKAVTFGTITVSDGISMGTKGMRYSLVSREVIADSIETVVAGEGFDGVVAIGGCDKNMPGCAMAIARLNRPAVFVYGGTILPGFMPHDTKEEKPLDIVSVFEAIGKHAKGELDDAGLKEVEKVCIPGAGSCGGMYTANSMASCIEVLGLSLPGSSSQLAISKDKRQDCENAGAAVLEQLKKGIKPSDILTRQAFENAITVGIALGGSTNIILHLLAIAHSAGVELSIDDFERLGEKVPLLCDVKPFGRYNMSHLIRIGGVRPLMKMLLDRGLLHGNCLTCTGETIAESLKNVQPYPSFPDKQDIVHPWDQPIKQTSHLRVLRGNLAPTGAVGKITGKEGLYFKGTAKVYEGEEDALKGILRGDIVAGDVVVIRNEGPAGGPGMREMLSPTSAVAGRGLIKEVALITDGRFSGGSHGFDVGHITPEAALGGPIGVVKTGDTIEIDAVKNTINVLIPDEELQARLAQYQPKGPGEKRGVLGKYAKLVRSASEGAVTDKDL